A single region of the Jatrophihabitans sp. GAS493 genome encodes:
- the flgN gene encoding flagellar export chaperone FlgN yields MTSSDNAQSYSAVSSMLWRERELLDLLLFKLTEERLILTDGATRWLAHANREVETVLGELRGIEVLRAAEVDHLAEGLGLLSAPTLSSIIDGSPEPWQTLLAEHRSALAGLVAEVRAITAENHQLLAAGARSVRETLMSLRAEAGTYDARGEAVTRTRGPLIVDEQA; encoded by the coding sequence ATGACTAGCAGCGACAACGCGCAGTCCTATTCAGCAGTGAGCAGCATGCTCTGGCGTGAACGCGAACTACTGGATCTGCTTCTGTTCAAACTGACCGAGGAGCGACTCATCCTCACAGACGGGGCGACCCGCTGGTTGGCACACGCCAACCGCGAGGTCGAGACCGTCCTCGGCGAACTGCGCGGTATCGAGGTACTGCGCGCCGCCGAGGTCGACCACCTCGCCGAGGGGCTGGGGCTCCTATCGGCACCGACGCTCTCGTCAATCATCGACGGGTCGCCGGAGCCGTGGCAGACCCTGCTGGCTGAGCACCGCAGTGCGCTCGCCGGCCTGGTGGCCGAGGTTCGGGCGATCACGGCCGAGAACCACCAGCTGCTCGCGGCGGGTGCCCGGTCGGTGCGTGAGACTCTGATGAGCCTGCGCGCCGAGGCCGGCACCTACGACGCCCGCGGCGAAGCCGTCACCCGGACCCGTGGTCCGCTGATCGTGGACGAGCAGGCATGA
- the flgK gene encoding flagellar hook-associated protein FlgK — protein MTGFGSLVRANNALGAASYGLDVTGQNISNANTTGYTRQRADQVSVGPVSNVPSIYVSRQRGDQGVAISGTSRLNDPVIDARDRLENSRSSYLATAASTASAIETAFPEPTTSGLSAQLDTYFQSWSALANQPNASGTASTALRQAVLSAGTAVTTSLNTAAQNLADTSATLTSQLSSTVTAAQNSATQLGQLNAAIKVASSTGQNTNALADQRDMILADLAKSVGGTATINSDGTADVTVGGQALVTGNTVSTLAIDPTSQVTVNGTVATMTTGAAGALVTGITVTVPAYQAKLDNVAATLASTVNAAHQAGYDANGVAGGAFFSGTTAATIGVAITDPAELAASASASATGNNDGTQATTIANLATQPGSASTTYVNLVGDVGSMSALATQQQTIQDSVTTNIDATRQSNSGVNYDEEVTNLLMYQRSYQAASRVLTTVDDMLDTLINRTGKVGL, from the coding sequence ATGACCGGCTTCGGGAGCCTGGTGCGGGCCAACAACGCACTCGGCGCGGCCAGCTACGGCCTCGACGTCACCGGACAGAACATCAGCAACGCCAACACCACCGGCTACACGCGCCAGCGCGCCGATCAGGTCTCGGTTGGACCGGTCAGCAACGTACCTTCTATATACGTATCGCGGCAGAGGGGTGACCAGGGCGTGGCGATCAGCGGCACCTCACGGTTGAACGACCCTGTCATCGATGCCCGCGACCGCCTGGAGAACTCCCGGTCGAGCTACCTCGCGACCGCGGCCTCCACGGCCTCGGCCATCGAGACCGCCTTCCCGGAGCCGACCACCTCCGGCCTCTCGGCCCAGCTCGACACCTACTTCCAGTCCTGGTCGGCGCTGGCGAACCAGCCGAACGCCAGTGGCACCGCCTCCACCGCTCTGCGCCAGGCCGTCCTCTCGGCCGGAACCGCGGTGACCACGTCCCTGAACACGGCCGCCCAGAACCTGGCCGACACCTCGGCCACGCTCACCTCGCAGCTCTCCTCCACGGTGACGGCGGCGCAGAACTCGGCCACCCAGCTCGGGCAGCTCAACGCGGCGATCAAGGTCGCCTCGAGCACCGGGCAGAACACCAACGCGCTGGCCGATCAGCGGGACATGATCCTGGCCGACCTGGCCAAGTCGGTGGGTGGCACGGCCACCATCAACTCCGACGGCACGGCGGATGTCACCGTCGGCGGACAGGCCCTGGTCACCGGCAACACGGTGAGCACGCTGGCCATCGACCCGACCTCGCAGGTCACGGTAAACGGCACCGTCGCCACCATGACGACCGGTGCCGCCGGCGCCCTCGTCACCGGCATCACGGTCACCGTCCCGGCGTACCAGGCGAAACTCGACAACGTCGCGGCGACACTGGCGAGCACGGTCAACGCCGCGCACCAGGCCGGCTACGACGCCAACGGAGTCGCCGGTGGCGCCTTCTTCTCCGGCACCACCGCCGCCACCATCGGCGTCGCCATCACCGATCCGGCCGAACTCGCAGCCAGCGCCAGCGCCAGCGCGACCGGTAACAATGACGGCACACAGGCCACCACGATCGCGAACCTGGCCACCCAGCCGGGCAGTGCCAGCACCACCTACGTGAACCTGGTCGGCGACGTCGGCTCGATGAGCGCCCTGGCGACCCAGCAGCAGACCATCCAGGACTCGGTGACCACCAACATCGACGCCACCCGGCAGTCCAACTCGGGCGTCAACTACGACGAAGAGGTCACCAACCTCCTCATGTACCAGCGCTCCTACCAGGCGGCGTCGCGAGTACTCACCACAGTCGACGACATGCTCGACACTCTGATCAACCGGACTGGAAAGGTCGGGTTATGA